A genomic stretch from Microtus pennsylvanicus isolate mMicPen1 chromosome 11, mMicPen1.hap1, whole genome shotgun sequence includes:
- the Ppy gene encoding pancreatic polypeptide prohormone: protein MATAYCCLSLFLLSTWVVLLLQPLQGAWGAPLEPVYPGDYATPEQMAQYATQLRRYINTQTRPRYGKREEANTAGLSGMQLPLCSSPLVGLTPCSSPWS, encoded by the exons ATGGCCACCGCATACTGCTGCCTCTCCCTGTTTCTCCTATCCACTTGGGTGGTTTTGCTGCTGCAGCCCCTGCAGGGTGCCTGGGGAGCCCCATTGGAGCCAGTGTACCCAGGGGACTATGCTACACCAGAGCAGATGGCCCAATATGCAACTCAGCTCCGCAGATACATCAATACGCAAACCAGGCCtag gtatgggaagagggaagaggcgAACACAGCTGGACTTTCTGGGATGCAGCTTCCCCTGTGCTCCAGTCCCCTGGTTGGCTTGACTCCCTGTTCATCTCCCTGGAGCTAA